The following proteins are co-located in the Acinetobacter shaoyimingii genome:
- a CDS encoding alpha-ketoacid dehydrogenase subunit beta, which yields MPNKSYRNAIKEAIESEMRRDPSVIVVGEDVRGGHGGKNTDDNKLEGFGGVLGVTKGLWTEFGSERVIDTPITESAIIGMAAGAAATGLRPVADLMFMDFYGVCYDMLYNQAAKFRYMFGGKAKAPMVVRGMIGAGFSAAAQHSQSPYNVFASVPGLKVVVPSSAYDVKGLLIQAIRDDDPVVFCEHKLLYDIKDEVPDESYTIPFGVVNYTREGTDITIIALSLMVHRANEVADKLAKEGISVEVVDPRTISPLDEEGILESVASTGRVVIVDESAARCGFAHDVAALIAQKGFHYLKAPIELVTPPHSPVPFSPVLEKEWLPSVERIEQAVRKVLEA from the coding sequence ATGCCAAATAAAAGTTATCGAAACGCGATTAAAGAAGCGATTGAATCGGAAATGCGCCGCGACCCAAGTGTGATTGTGGTCGGTGAAGATGTCCGTGGTGGTCATGGTGGTAAAAATACCGATGACAATAAATTGGAAGGTTTTGGTGGTGTACTAGGTGTGACCAAAGGGCTTTGGACCGAATTTGGTTCGGAGCGCGTGATTGATACACCTATTACCGAATCGGCAATTATTGGGATGGCAGCAGGGGCAGCGGCAACAGGTTTAAGACCCGTTGCAGATCTGATGTTTATGGATTTTTATGGCGTCTGTTATGACATGCTGTATAACCAAGCTGCCAAGTTCCGCTATATGTTTGGTGGTAAGGCCAAAGCACCGATGGTGGTTCGTGGCATGATTGGCGCAGGCTTTTCAGCAGCAGCGCAACACTCGCAATCGCCTTATAACGTATTTGCATCTGTGCCCGGTTTAAAGGTGGTTGTGCCATCCAGTGCTTATGATGTCAAAGGCTTATTGATTCAAGCCATCCGTGATGATGATCCAGTCGTATTCTGTGAACATAAATTGCTATATGACATCAAGGATGAAGTGCCTGATGAGTCTTATACCATTCCGTTTGGCGTGGTGAACTACACCCGTGAAGGTACAGACATCACCATTATTGCGCTGAGTTTGATGGTACATCGTGCCAATGAAGTCGCGGATAAATTGGCCAAAGAAGGCATTTCGGTAGAAGTGGTCGATCCTCGAACTATTTCACCATTAGATGAAGAAGGCATATTAGAGTCTGTGGCATCGACAGGCAGAGTCGTGATTGTCGATGAATCTGCTGCACGCTGTGGTTTTGCCCATGATGTCGCAGCACTGATTGCACAAAAAGGCTTTCATTATTTAAAAGCGCCAATTGAATTGGTGACACCTCCGCATTCTCCTGTGCCATTTTCTCCAGTCTTGGAAAAAGAATGGTTGCCAAGTGTAGAACGCATTGAACAGGCTGTTCGTAAAGTTTTGGAGGCTTAG
- a CDS encoding IS1 family transposase: MSDELLDARPTDLLELDELWSFVKARCHKVWTWIALCRRTRQVVAYVCGQRNDKTCTDLRCRIPTAYFNLATYSDYWSSYAEVFDPTTHRSVGKHTGLTNHVERFNATLRNRLGHFTRKTLSFSKKKENHEAVLHMFLLKYNQDMRIKWVTR, from the coding sequence CTGAGTGACGAATTACTTGATGCTCGTCCAACAGATCTCCTTGAACTTGATGAACTGTGGAGTTTCGTAAAAGCCCGTTGTCATAAGGTTTGGACTTGGATTGCGCTCTGCCGTCGTACACGCCAAGTAGTGGCTTATGTGTGTGGTCAGCGTAATGATAAAACGTGTACAGATTTACGTTGCCGTATTCCCACAGCCTACTTTAATTTAGCAACATATAGTGATTATTGGTCAAGTTATGCTGAGGTATTTGATCCTACTACCCATCGCTCTGTAGGTAAACATACAGGTTTAACGAACCATGTTGAGCGGTTCAATGCCACATTAAGAAATCGCTTAGGGCATTTTACACGGAAAACTTTAAGCTTTTCGAAGAAGAAAGAAAATCATGAAGCTGTCTTGCATATGTTTTTATTAAAATACAATCAAGACATGAGGATTAAGTGGGTAACACGTTAG
- a CDS encoding ArsR/SmtB family transcription factor, producing the protein METQILLDNPYLEKFQGDKLDTVTARLKVLSNPDRLKILCVLVNQELHVQQIENFTQIRQPTLSQQLTVLRQTNIVVTRREGKQIYYQIQDQNVLKLMQTLDALYCSSQHED; encoded by the coding sequence ATGGAAACTCAAATTCTTTTAGACAATCCTTATTTAGAAAAATTTCAAGGAGATAAACTCGATACCGTTACTGCTAGGCTGAAGGTTTTATCGAATCCTGATCGTTTAAAAATTTTATGTGTCTTGGTGAATCAGGAACTACATGTACAACAGATAGAAAATTTCACTCAAATTCGACAACCGACTTTGTCTCAGCAATTAACCGTACTGAGACAAACAAATATTGTTGTCACACGTCGTGAAGGTAAACAGATTTATTATCAGATTCAAGATCAAAATGTCTTGAAACTGATGCAGACTCTAGATGCACTGTATTGTAGTTCTCAGCATGAGGACTAA
- a CDS encoding MBL fold metallo-hydrolase → MSKTPQIQHFFDENTHTFSYVVADPFSKHCAIIDSVLDYDAASATTSTQHADEIVQFIQQHDLNVEWILETHVHADHLTASQYLKSKLGGKIATSQKIEQVQKTFSFIYHLDFKIFNTQQPFDYLFADHETFNIGELKAYNIPTPGHTPACLSYVIGDAVFIGDTLFMPDYGTARCDFPNGSAADLFDSVQKLYELPDETRVFLCHDYLPEGRSKFQHETDIATQKNKNIHIQATTQKHDFIQMRQQRDATLDMPKLILPSIQINMNAGQFPKPEENGIAYLKLPFNYFK, encoded by the coding sequence ATGTCTAAAACACCACAAATACAGCATTTTTTTGATGAAAATACCCATACTTTTAGTTATGTGGTGGCCGATCCCTTCAGCAAGCACTGCGCCATTATTGACAGTGTTTTGGATTATGATGCTGCTTCAGCGACAACCTCTACTCAGCATGCAGATGAAATAGTCCAATTTATTCAACAGCATGATTTGAACGTTGAATGGATTTTGGAAACCCATGTTCATGCAGATCATCTGACTGCATCTCAATATTTAAAGTCTAAACTGGGTGGAAAAATTGCCACTAGTCAAAAAATAGAACAAGTACAGAAGACTTTTAGTTTTATCTATCATCTTGATTTTAAAATTTTCAATACACAGCAACCTTTCGATTATTTATTTGCAGATCATGAAACCTTCAATATCGGCGAACTTAAGGCCTACAACATACCAACGCCGGGACATACGCCTGCCTGTTTAAGCTATGTGATTGGTGATGCTGTATTTATCGGAGATACGTTATTCATGCCAGACTACGGTACTGCGCGCTGTGATTTTCCTAATGGTAGTGCAGCCGATTTATTCGATTCTGTGCAAAAACTGTATGAATTACCCGATGAGACGCGAGTCTTTTTATGTCATGACTATTTGCCTGAAGGGCGTAGCAAATTTCAACATGAAACAGATATTGCAACGCAAAAAAACAAAAATATTCACATTCAAGCCACAACTCAAAAACATGATTTTATCCAGATGCGGCAACAGCGTGATGCGACTTTAGATATGCCGAAACTGATTTTGCCATCAATTCAAATCAATATGAATGCAGGTCAATTTCCCAAACCTGAAGAAAATGGCATTGCTTATTTAAAGTTGCCATTCAATTATTTTAAATAG
- a CDS encoding YeeE/YedE family protein: MHDYVLALLGGSLLGVSVVGYLYLHGRIAGVSGLIAQVLNPKTVMKTPALWFMLGLVITPFLYSTFTAPTIELDASPMWMIVAGLLVGYGTRLGSGCTSGHGICGMSRLSMRSIVATLTFMLAGFITVYVIRHVIGAGR, encoded by the coding sequence ATGCACGATTATGTCTTGGCCTTATTGGGCGGCAGCTTACTGGGCGTTTCTGTGGTGGGATATTTATATCTACACGGGCGTATAGCAGGCGTCAGTGGTCTTATTGCTCAAGTGCTGAATCCAAAAACAGTCATGAAAACACCTGCGCTGTGGTTTATGTTGGGACTTGTCATCACACCATTTCTATATAGTACTTTTACTGCACCGACTATTGAATTGGATGCATCACCCATGTGGATGATTGTCGCAGGCTTATTGGTAGGCTATGGAACTCGTTTAGGTTCAGGCTGTACCAGTGGACATGGTATTTGTGGCATGAGTCGTTTATCTATGCGTTCAATTGTCGCTACGCTGACATTTATGTTGGCAGGGTTTATCACGGTTTATGTGATTCGTCATGTGATAGGGGCAGGGCGATGA
- the lpdA gene encoding dihydrolipoyl dehydrogenase, with amino-acid sequence MSDIQFDLIVIGAGPGGYVAAIRAAQLGLKTAIIEAEHLGGICLNWGCIPTKALLQGAEVKHQLKSAKTFGFHVQDVQFDLDTLVAHSRRVSGQLVQGIEQLLKKNQIQVFNAKAKFIAKERLELTTIEGKTQYLSAPHIIVATGAHAASLPQVPVDGERVWNYKHALVPKALPKSLLVIGSGAIGSEFASLYADLGTEVTLIDIADHILPTEDAEVAAFMHKQFQQRGIQVLTQASIESIYMHDQGVRCHIKTTQGVQTYTFDRVLSAIGVKPNIDDLGLDVLGIKLDRGFIATDAWCKTNVVGVYAIGDVAGAPCLAHKASHEAIVCVEKIAGVEGVHPLQRDRIPGCIYTHPQVASIGLTEQQAKATGKQIRVGRFPYQSNGKALAIGATQGFVKTIFDDKSGELLGAHMVGHDVTEHIQGFAIAQHLEATDESLSQVIFPHPTLSEAMHESILAALNRAIHI; translated from the coding sequence ATGTCAGATATTCAATTTGATCTCATCGTGATTGGTGCTGGACCGGGTGGTTATGTCGCTGCCATTCGTGCTGCACAATTGGGACTGAAAACTGCCATTATTGAGGCTGAACATTTGGGCGGAATTTGTCTGAATTGGGGCTGTATTCCGACCAAAGCTTTATTGCAAGGGGCTGAGGTTAAACATCAGCTTAAAAGTGCAAAAACCTTTGGTTTTCATGTGCAGGATGTGCAATTTGATTTAGACACGTTAGTGGCACATAGCCGACGTGTTTCAGGACAACTGGTACAGGGCATTGAGCAGCTGCTTAAGAAAAATCAGATTCAAGTCTTTAACGCCAAAGCCAAATTTATTGCTAAAGAGCGCCTTGAACTGACCACGATTGAGGGAAAAACACAATATTTGTCAGCACCGCATATTATCGTGGCGACTGGTGCACATGCAGCAAGTCTGCCACAAGTCCCTGTCGATGGTGAACGGGTCTGGAACTACAAACATGCTTTGGTTCCGAAAGCGTTGCCTAAATCACTGTTGGTGATTGGTTCAGGCGCAATTGGCAGTGAGTTTGCCAGTCTTTATGCTGACTTAGGAACAGAAGTGACATTGATTGATATTGCAGATCATATTTTGCCAACTGAAGATGCTGAAGTGGCTGCATTTATGCACAAACAGTTTCAACAACGTGGCATACAAGTGTTGACGCAAGCGTCTATCGAGTCAATTTATATGCATGATCAAGGGGTGAGATGCCATATCAAAACCACGCAAGGCGTTCAAACCTATACTTTTGATCGAGTGCTTTCAGCAATTGGTGTCAAACCGAATATTGATGATTTAGGACTTGATGTCTTAGGTATTAAACTGGATCGTGGATTCATTGCCACAGATGCGTGGTGCAAAACCAATGTGGTGGGTGTCTATGCCATTGGCGATGTCGCAGGTGCACCTTGTCTTGCACATAAAGCCAGTCATGAAGCCATTGTTTGTGTCGAGAAAATCGCAGGAGTGGAAGGTGTACATCCTTTGCAACGTGATCGTATCCCAGGTTGTATTTATACCCATCCACAAGTGGCCAGCATTGGTTTAACAGAACAACAAGCCAAAGCCACTGGTAAACAGATTCGAGTAGGACGTTTTCCCTATCAGTCCAATGGTAAGGCTTTAGCGATTGGGGCTACGCAAGGTTTTGTGAAAACCATCTTTGATGATAAGAGTGGTGAGTTATTGGGCGCACATATGGTGGGTCACGATGTGACTGAACATATTCAAGGTTTTGCGATTGCGCAGCATTTGGAAGCCACCGATGAAAGCTTAAGTCAGGTGATATTCCCACATCCGACCTTATCGGAAGCGATGCATGAATCAATTTTGGCGGCGCTCAATCGAGCGATTCATATTTGA
- a CDS encoding thiamine pyrophosphate-dependent dehydrogenase E1 component subunit alpha yields the protein MQLTEQQLLAAYERMRDIREFEDRLHDENNSGDIPGFIHLYSGEEAVGVGICENLTDKDFITSTHRGHGHCIAKGCDIHKMMLEIFGKDEGLCRGKGGSMHIADLDKGMLGANGIVGGGPPLAIGAALTAKTLKTGGIGLSFTGDGGSNQGLTFEAINMAVVLKLPVVFVFENNGFGEGTAHDYAVGSKDIAGRAAGFGLPAEKVDGTDFFAVYEVAQRAIQRARNGEGPSVIETVTNRFYGHFEGDPGLIRSKEEIDYVKEHKDPLKIFREKVKGKIDEAKLDAIDAASKAKVDDAVAKARAAKYPEVSQLTTDVYVSY from the coding sequence ATGCAATTAACGGAACAGCAACTGCTGGCAGCATATGAACGTATGCGTGATATTCGTGAGTTCGAAGATCGACTGCATGATGAAAATAATTCAGGGGATATCCCTGGTTTTATCCATCTTTACAGTGGTGAAGAAGCTGTAGGTGTGGGCATTTGTGAAAACTTAACCGACAAAGACTTTATTACCTCTACCCATCGTGGTCATGGGCATTGTATTGCCAAAGGTTGTGATATTCACAAAATGATGCTGGAAATTTTCGGCAAAGATGAAGGTTTGTGTCGTGGTAAAGGTGGCTCGATGCACATTGCCGATTTGGACAAAGGCATGCTCGGTGCAAACGGTATTGTGGGTGGTGGGCCTCCTTTGGCGATTGGTGCAGCACTCACCGCAAAAACCTTAAAGACAGGCGGAATTGGCTTGTCCTTTACTGGTGATGGTGGATCGAACCAAGGCTTGACTTTTGAAGCTATCAATATGGCAGTGGTGTTAAAACTTCCCGTGGTCTTTGTATTTGAAAACAATGGTTTTGGTGAAGGAACTGCACACGATTACGCAGTGGGCAGTAAGGATATTGCAGGACGTGCAGCTGGCTTTGGTTTACCTGCTGAAAAAGTCGATGGAACTGATTTTTTTGCCGTGTATGAAGTGGCGCAACGTGCAATTCAACGTGCCCGAAATGGTGAAGGGCCAAGTGTGATTGAAACCGTGACCAATCGTTTCTATGGACATTTTGAAGGAGACCCTGGGCTAATTCGTTCCAAAGAAGAAATCGATTATGTCAAAGAACATAAAGACCCACTGAAAATTTTCCGAGAGAAAGTTAAAGGCAAAATTGATGAAGCCAAACTGGATGCGATTGATGCAGCGTCCAAAGCCAAAGTGGATGATGCCGTCGCCAAAGCTCGTGCGGCCAAGTATCCAGAAGTTTCTCAACTGACCACAGATGTATACGTCTCTTACTAA
- a CDS encoding DUF6691 family protein, whose translation MKNILAFVLGGLFSVGLIVSGMSNPQKVLDFLDVFGHWDASLAFVMIGAILVAFIPFQKAVRSQQPKTLFKENIQLPTNKKIDAKLVFGSLIFGIGWGIAGICPAPSFTLLGLGHYEALYFIVAMLVGVYVFRKTSGES comes from the coding sequence ATGAAAAATATTTTAGCATTTGTTTTAGGTGGATTATTTTCTGTTGGATTGATTGTATCTGGCATGTCGAACCCTCAAAAAGTGCTCGATTTTTTAGATGTGTTTGGTCATTGGGATGCGAGTTTAGCTTTTGTGATGATCGGGGCGATTTTAGTGGCATTTATTCCATTTCAAAAAGCAGTGCGAAGTCAACAACCTAAAACCCTATTTAAGGAAAACATTCAGTTACCGACAAATAAAAAAATCGATGCTAAATTGGTCTTTGGTAGTCTGATATTTGGAATTGGTTGGGGGATCGCAGGAATTTGTCCTGCGCCAAGTTTTACCTTATTAGGACTAGGGCATTATGAAGCGCTCTATTTTATTGTGGCAATGTTAGTGGGTGTTTATGTGTTCCGTAAAACTTCAGGAGAAAGCTGA
- a CDS encoding acetoin reductase, whose amino-acid sequence MSKGLNNKIAIVTGAGKGIGRGIALRLAEEGVHIALVDLNENDLKQVQQEVEQIGVKASAFVADVSQLEQITQAIEHAEQSLGGFDVMINNAGIAQVQPISQVTPEEFHKINDINVGGVLWGIQAAAKKFIQRKQKGKIINAASIAAHDVFAMLGVYSATKFAVRALTQAAAKEYASNGITVNAYCPGGVGTDMWVEIDKRFSEVTGAPVGETYQKFVEGIALGRAQTPEDVAALVAFLASDDSDYITGQSIMTDGGIVYR is encoded by the coding sequence ATGTCTAAAGGATTAAATAACAAGATTGCCATAGTCACTGGCGCTGGAAAAGGGATTGGGCGTGGTATTGCTTTGCGTTTGGCTGAAGAAGGTGTACATATCGCACTTGTCGATTTAAATGAAAATGATTTAAAACAAGTACAACAAGAAGTGGAACAGATCGGTGTCAAGGCGAGTGCGTTTGTTGCTGATGTCAGTCAATTAGAGCAAATCACTCAAGCCATAGAGCATGCTGAGCAAAGCTTAGGTGGTTTTGATGTGATGATTAATAATGCAGGCATTGCCCAAGTTCAGCCAATCAGTCAAGTGACACCAGAGGAATTTCATAAAATTAACGACATCAATGTCGGTGGCGTTTTATGGGGCATTCAGGCAGCGGCAAAGAAATTCATACAACGCAAGCAAAAAGGCAAAATTATTAATGCGGCTTCCATTGCGGCACATGATGTTTTTGCTATGTTGGGCGTTTATTCGGCAACCAAGTTCGCCGTCAGAGCTTTAACTCAAGCCGCAGCCAAAGAATATGCGAGCAACGGTATAACTGTAAATGCCTATTGTCCAGGGGGTGTCGGCACCGATATGTGGGTAGAGATTGATAAACGCTTTTCAGAAGTGACTGGCGCGCCAGTCGGAGAGACCTATCAAAAATTTGTTGAAGGAATTGCTCTAGGGCGTGCGCAAACCCCTGAAGATGTGGCTGCCTTGGTGGCGTTCCTTGCCAGTGATGACTCAGACTATATTACAGGACAATCCATTATGACCGATGGCGGGATTGTCTATCGTTAG
- a CDS encoding IS1 family transposase — protein MIIETITYVCTRCQSPNIHKNGHNKSGNAQFRCKDCGRSSVLNPKVKYTEEQKELIISTYLERGSLRGMQRLFGVAPETLMGWIKKSKEQKTE, from the coding sequence ATGATCATAGAAACGATAACTTATGTCTGCACCCGTTGCCAATCACCCAATATCCATAAGAATGGTCACAACAAAAGTGGGAATGCACAGTTCAGATGTAAAGATTGTGGGCGCTCTAGTGTACTCAACCCCAAAGTTAAATATACCGAAGAACAGAAAGAACTCATTATCAGTACCTATCTTGAACGAGGCAGTTTGAGAGGCATGCAGCGTCTATTCGGTGTTGCACCTGAAACACTGATGGGCTGGATAAAAAAAAGTAAAGAACAGAAAACTGAGTGA
- a CDS encoding putative periplasmic lipoprotein encodes MYKSLVFAAVALLLSACAYNPTDYEELHAYESIQHAKTMN; translated from the coding sequence ATGTATAAATCTCTCGTTTTTGCTGCAGTTGCTCTATTACTCAGTGCTTGTGCTTATAATCCAACTGATTATGAAGAGTTACATGCTTATGAAAGTATTCAGCATGCAAAAACTATGAATTGA